From a single Paenibacillus sp. FSL R5-0345 genomic region:
- a CDS encoding class I SAM-dependent methyltransferase has protein sequence MDRIANIRTEEKRYHDLCYDSYNLFEPGSWLHRPVKTVIDLLEEYRDQEYLSVLDLGAGIGRNSIAIAEFMKNRNGKIVCVDLLESAIEKLEGYSRKFGVEPFIVTRLSDIEYFIIDQEEYDIILAVSALEHISSEKALESKLNEMIIGTKRNGINCIIIGSNIQEVNLENGQELDPIFEVNISTERMMDLLVQQYTGWEVKQRFVKLLEYQIDRNGQPVKLTTDCITFVAKKI, from the coding sequence ATGGACAGAATAGCGAATATAAGAACTGAAGAGAAGAGATATCATGACTTGTGTTACGATAGTTATAATTTGTTCGAGCCAGGTTCCTGGCTACATAGACCCGTAAAGACGGTAATCGATCTATTAGAAGAATACAGAGATCAAGAATACTTAAGTGTATTAGATTTAGGAGCTGGGATTGGTAGAAATAGTATCGCCATAGCGGAATTCATGAAAAATAGAAATGGGAAGATAGTTTGTGTTGATTTATTGGAGTCGGCCATAGAAAAATTGGAAGGTTATAGTCGAAAATTTGGAGTTGAACCATTTATTGTAACAAGACTATCTGACATTGAATATTTCATTATCGATCAAGAGGAATATGACATTATCTTAGCTGTATCTGCCTTGGAACATATAAGTTCGGAAAAAGCTCTGGAAAGTAAGCTTAACGAAATGATTATTGGAACTAAAAGAAATGGAATCAATTGCATTATTATCGGATCGAACATACAAGAGGTAAACCTTGAAAATGGACAAGAACTAGACCCGATATTCGAAGTGAATATATCTACAGAAAGAATGATGGATTTATTAGTTCAGCAGTACACTGGATGGGAAGTTAAACAACGATTTGTAAAATTATTAGAATATCAAATTGATAGAAATGGACAGCCCGTAAAACTGACAACAGATTGTATAACCTTTGTTGCTAAAAAAATATAA